A region from the Rhinoderma darwinii isolate aRhiDar2 chromosome 2, aRhiDar2.hap1, whole genome shotgun sequence genome encodes:
- the TIGIT gene encoding T-cell immunoreceptor with Ig and ITIM domains produces MFLRAQNITATDGSTVTLRCHLLIDDTKVIQVNWNFCNDEHIAFHVNDHDTEAIVLQAYADRVSRAKDYGITISEVNRNDTGLYCCIYNTFPHGRFTGKIYLHVLSKETWTPELHLWAGCGLGILLVFAVIGAGSLYYKKKKSCAGSSNINPKTSGAKPVGSNIPSAALILSTSEEEEADGEYFNIILYNNMSDGKDVPVCISMSGGC; encoded by the exons ATGTTCCTCAGAGCTCAGAATATTACAGCTACAGACGGCAGCACGGTCACCCTCAGATGTCATCTGCTCATAGACGACACCAAAGTCATTCAGGTCAATTGGAACTTCTGCAACGACGAGCACATCGCCTTCCATGTGAATGACCATGACACAGAAGCAATAGTGTTACAGGCGTACGCAGACCGCGTGTCCAGAGCAAAGGATTATGGGATTACCATATCAGAAGTCAACCGGAACGACACCGGGCTCTACTGCTGCATCTACAACACCTTCCCACACGGCAGGTTTACTGGCAAGATCTATCTACACGTTCTAT CTAAGGAGACATGGACCCCTGAACTTCATCTCTGGGCTGGCTGTGGACTCGGGATCCTTCTTGTGTTTGCTGTTATAGGTGCTGGAAGTTTGTACTACAAG aAGAAGAAATCCTGCGCTGGCTCCTCCAATATAAACCCAAAAACATCAGGAGCAAAACCTGTTGGTTCAAATATACCAAGTGCCGCCCTGATCCTGTCAACAAGTGAAGAAGAAGAGGCAGACGGTGAATACTTTAACATCATCCTGTATAACAATATGTCAGATGGTAAAGATGTTCCTGTTTGCATCTCAATGTCAGGAGgctgctaa